A section of the Corynebacterium auris genome encodes:
- a CDS encoding general stress protein has product MTQPAGSARGNAPQVSPERPTGWPVGSFTTYADAQRAVDGLSDQEFPVEDLAIVGVDLIQVESVTGRLTWPRVLGGGALAGAWLGLLIGLIFAIFSIPGTGWAVLLWAVLIGAIFGLIFAAISYGLSSGKRDFSSATTIVAGRYDVLCEPSTAPRARDAIAQMGFGTPAAPRDPEA; this is encoded by the coding sequence ATGACTCAACCCGCAGGATCCGCACGCGGAAACGCCCCCCAGGTCTCGCCGGAACGCCCAACCGGGTGGCCCGTGGGCAGCTTCACCACCTACGCCGACGCGCAGCGCGCCGTCGATGGCCTCTCCGACCAGGAGTTCCCGGTGGAGGACCTCGCGATTGTGGGCGTGGACCTGATCCAGGTGGAAAGCGTGACCGGCCGGCTGACCTGGCCGCGAGTGCTGGGCGGTGGCGCCCTGGCGGGCGCGTGGCTGGGCCTTCTCATTGGCCTGATTTTCGCCATTTTCTCCATCCCCGGCACCGGCTGGGCCGTTTTGCTCTGGGCCGTGCTCATCGGCGCGATCTTCGGCCTGATTTTCGCGGCGATCAGCTACGGGCTGTCCTCCGGCAAGCGCGACTTCTCCTCGGCGACCACGATCGTGGCCGGGCGTTACGACGTCCTGTGCGAGCCCTCCACCGCGCCTCGCGCCCGCGACGCCATCGCCCAGATGGGCTTCGGTACCCCCGCCGCACCGCGCGACCCCGAGGCCTAG